A genomic segment from bacterium encodes:
- a CDS encoding ABC transporter permease: protein MSKTGATLSWRLLRVWRRDWLVTRRSWLIGFLTPLLEPVLYIASLGFGFRLLIPEIQYAGQTLTYVAFMAPAIIATNIMYTAFMENSFSSFVRMYYQKTYDAIMATPLSVDEIIAGEIVWGATKSLMTATIMTAVLSGFGLVHYPTGFGIIPLAFFGGLLFGCIGMIFTGVVQSIEMFNLPIFLFITPMYLFSGTFFPLENLPDWARIIAWGLPLSHLVTLSRNLCLGTITWTQIIISGGYLVITTALLFPVALHVMRRRMIK from the coding sequence ATGAGCAAAACAGGCGCTACCCTCTCCTGGCGACTCCTGCGAGTCTGGCGGCGTGACTGGCTGGTCACACGTCGCTCCTGGCTGATCGGTTTTCTTACACCCCTTCTTGAGCCTGTGCTCTATATTGCTTCCCTGGGTTTTGGATTTCGCCTGTTGATCCCCGAAATTCAATATGCTGGGCAAACCCTGACCTATGTGGCGTTTATGGCACCGGCTATTATCGCCACCAACATCATGTATACCGCCTTCATGGAAAATTCCTTTTCATCCTTTGTCCGGATGTACTACCAAAAAACCTATGATGCCATCATGGCCACCCCGCTCTCCGTAGACGAGATTATTGCCGGAGAAATCGTTTGGGGCGCCACCAAGTCACTAATGACAGCAACGATCATGACCGCGGTTCTGAGCGGCTTCGGCCTTGTTCATTATCCGACAGGATTCGGAATCATCCCGCTGGCCTTCTTTGGTGGACTGCTGTTTGGCTGTATCGGCATGATTTTTACCGGTGTCGTCCAAAGCATCGAAATGTTTAACTTGCCGATTTTCCTGTTTATTACGCCCATGTATCTTTTCAGTGGCACCTTTTTCCCCTTGGAAAATCTACCCGACTGGGCGCGGATCATTGCATGGGGTCTTCCCCTGTCGCATCTGGTGACATTGTCTAGAAATTTGTGCCTGGGCACCATAACCTGGACTCAGATTATCATTTCCGGCGGTTATCTGGTCATCACTACAGCCCTGTTGTTCCCGGTGGCCCTTCACGTCATGAGACGCCGCATGATCAAATAA